Proteins from a single region of Catenulispora acidiphila DSM 44928:
- a CDS encoding carbohydrate ABC transporter permease, which yields MSTIPFGTKRTRRWLPWASIAVPTIGWLVFGLFPSVSTVFFSFTEYSGFPGTPLHFCGLCNYHNAFNSSWTDFSTSVTVTLKYVAGVTILQITIGLGLALLLRHRRRGFGFYRALIFMPQVFSVTIVGVLFSLVFDPQNGPAEPMYHGLFGSTSAFLGDQTWALWLVIMINVWMFAGYTMLVYIAALRRIPPELYEAASLDGAGRFRTFRHITWPLLANATTVNVFLTAMGCVGEFALIRVLTDGHYGTKTLGMYMFDTAFGVNPSLGYGSMLAVAQFLITLVIGSVLLFFLRRREVTL from the coding sequence GTGAGCACCATCCCCTTCGGTACGAAGCGGACACGGCGGTGGCTGCCCTGGGCCTCCATCGCCGTGCCCACCATCGGCTGGCTGGTGTTCGGTCTGTTCCCGTCGGTGTCGACCGTCTTCTTCTCCTTCACCGAATACTCCGGCTTCCCGGGCACGCCGCTGCACTTCTGCGGACTGTGCAACTACCACAACGCGTTCAACAGCTCCTGGACCGACTTCTCCACCTCCGTGACCGTCACGCTGAAGTACGTCGCCGGGGTCACGATCCTGCAGATCACGATCGGGCTCGGACTGGCGCTGCTGCTGCGGCACCGGCGGCGCGGGTTCGGGTTCTACCGCGCGCTGATCTTCATGCCGCAGGTGTTCTCCGTGACCATCGTCGGCGTGCTGTTCTCGCTGGTCTTCGACCCGCAGAACGGTCCGGCGGAACCGATGTACCACGGGCTGTTCGGCTCCACCAGCGCGTTCCTCGGCGACCAGACCTGGGCGCTGTGGCTGGTCATCATGATCAACGTCTGGATGTTCGCCGGCTACACCATGCTGGTCTACATCGCGGCGCTGCGGCGGATCCCGCCGGAGCTGTACGAGGCCGCCTCGCTCGACGGCGCCGGACGGTTCCGCACCTTCCGCCACATCACCTGGCCGCTGCTGGCGAACGCCACGACGGTGAACGTCTTCCTGACGGCGATGGGGTGTGTCGGTGAGTTCGCGCTCATCAGGGTTCTGACCGACGGCCACTACGGCACGAAGACGCTCGGCATGTACATGTTCGACACCGCCTTCGGCGTGAACCCCTCGCTGGGCTACGGCTCGATGCTGGCGGTGGCGCAGTTCCTCATCACGCTGGTGATCGGCAGCGTGCTGCTGTTCTTCCTGCGCCGACGGGAGGTGACGCTGTGA